A stretch of the Filimonas lacunae genome encodes the following:
- a CDS encoding RHS repeat domain-containing protein has translation MILLNIANAAMAQTEKIFQVRLTGAANEIKPGASSTISEAGVFDAAARAKMLADYPIKNSVSLILDENSPVYLRDSFSLVVTVRILSKDVNGVLDSLDKQLKVTYSKTGKYQALSTYVTRNKHEVTTKVINVASSVSWDVMPVMILETRMDMQPLFTFSCDNDKVEALSYNSVIADGVDELQVSWAGVLGIDMYDLEWCYIDTSALKGKKSNNIYDPALIFTNNASRVSITGTSYKIPLLYDGDGMLFFRVRPVQIKAGAGRLEGKWSSDFTTGLGAASFTGHERGLNWQASTSFAEEGKRKSVVQYYDGSLRNRQTVTKDNTTDTTIIGESFYDYQGRAVIQVLPTPSLSNVIKYTRGFNVGLNGAEYDKEKYDVVLDEKLYCNTMAQGMSAEKGSSNYYSPQNPAKQYGMNRYIPDAELFPFTQTEYTNDNTGRVSRQGGLGPNYQLNSGHETRYFYGGAPDKNELYALFGTAVGDASHYVKNLVRDANGQYSVTYLDMHGRTIATALAGNVPDSIQLQALSSNKDTMQLETIGGPTGNVVNDLVMESQKALVVTKQSDYVFDYWLDPERIKMESCTVGDTICYDCLYDLEIIITDDCNNQKLGRAFDTVFHNFSLANNPTLQTDCNNKPAGFHINFTLPGLPEGSYLVTKRLSISRYAVDYYRDSVFAIRNTCKSLDSIITERRELQMQSTCFPTCDECRTNMGSWTIFRNKFYLQTGIVATEAEIATLDTATYTAQVMVAWKDALAACNELCDTNTDIDKVRSSMLLDMSPPSGQYANISDTLDPYSIFYFDANNKNSDPIYSNSSIVYRELDGTISRVYSNATNTEGLPQALDRNEFASKFVASWAESLLPYHPEYCKLLEYEKYRESMLWDKKMQEINTYQEALNRGYLNPIGYTDAPYNKFTIKDSIDPLFKIPALQSKLRAGMLSYAVDNNTAVSIWSVASIVTACGSTNTQACKVKYQDGNNAFGPEMCEGDKDLAWRSFREFYLQLKKDVIAAQVSAANCAGKPSSAVLSATHALNFIVASEAMAQEGLSDILNAANPDQTKANVSAATAQYYDDNCRAYAVMWLKQLAPCVNYNSVKNEMIEELVKVCKKGSDGNHPYGSRDISPDSTNTYKSFDEVIAAYNQRLGVTNAALINCNAEVLTNPLPYNQQQAYSKPLYTKPSDCECERIQYWQSKYNASKKSGEVFSAFLARMAGTTISESNLTALLNMCSSTNTNCTFLSNPITLPPALQCYTGDVCADCILVDSVYNNYKSIYPAYLPKVASDSVQIDSIQETANGLFEKYMNNHLGFSKQTWEYLQFIDSCKNSGPFYESQLQSTTFLRMYNNADGTASVINGMMGTADGGSIVVGEYKNTGRGISDRAGYFSKVDNRGSVVWAKTYELYKEVNLNKRISFNKVVKTNDGGYITIGSFIVEGVENVSSYFLLVKFSESGEVIWQKAYRDGNISYYGEQGRDLYALTGGDYVFVGNYNYGTTGTHTMGRIGNDGSLKWLRNFEGDNDFGTKTGYVAENGDTLAIAISNRSPGAAFGLFKMSKETGVAYRGTYYAFGGTSGISGLYYSVPYKVDRESDGYLVLSMCSPTSGSGLNNVSCLFKVNDSGNVVSRVVLNKMPNSPASLSLSGVRLKNGGYLVVQSDTIAGNYSSLYISKVNATFDAVTTTYRVRTDRHMVVYDVKEGEDGEITIVGKSRRNDDKPLLIKLDSVGRSFCYDSTIALGELGMNITPRAVPSFTQSGVDAIDFALSSIVVSSLNEGTDTLNCYVTKPVGGAYAGPVLCGRSVWPLDNATFTQVSDCSDSLSYAINKATDIFIRTKDSLRGAFESAYLSKCLQATKYEKFTVLHSANEYHYTLYYYDQAGNLVKTIAPREAHPNRNATWLNEVDGLVQNKNGEKYPDHGIGTNYRYNTLNQVVAQNSPDGGTSHFWYDTLGRLVLSQNAQQQQEGKFSYTLYDPLGRITEVGQTASEEKVVDSIARSTQHLSGWLARAASHKEQITKTVYDAPYGLIDTVLAAENVRSRVAYSAIFENNDNLIANKYTTATHFSYDIHGNVDTLLQDYRIGAMADGGNRFKKIVYQYDLVSGKVNHVAYQPQSWAKDAFYHRYQYDAENRLTNVETSSDSIHWANDALYSYYKHGPLARLELGNKLQGIDYVYTLQGWIKTVNPSMPSTDNGDGSSGCPEGSAIKDLVVSNRPVNGPAKYTAIESISFIEEFDSYGEEMESVLDSSLLVCNSNIEKSEEELAGVAPDAFSYVLNYNDKDYKGINVVSVDAQVKSLLGSNYRPLYNGNITGMGVNIGKLNKPIWYNYQYDQLNRLVNMDAYYASNANWNSLQPTTDYHEGITYDPNGNILSYQRNATPVTGATDGNVMDLLTYNYKTGSNQLDHIIDHSADVYHNDIVTQNPGNYQYDHIGNLINDNKDTIYWNVYGKIKNIRKANGDKIYYSYDASGNRISKTTGDNITTWYVRDAQGNVMNVYTSGDANVNDARLTRTESHLYGSSRLGILHDNVDVTVGYENISYRYYDYIRGNKFFELSNHLGNVLATVSDKRLQVSAGGSAVDSYAADVVSAQDYYPFGMLQPGRSYNAGGYRYGFNGKENDNEVKGDGNSVDFGARIYDPRIGRWLSTDPDKRGWFNPYQSFGNNPILYKDPDGRWQTDGHYWTVFLLATILQLPNAEQIAHYTEYPDTYIHGNRADERYTWASPSEQTRTHSLTGGYHTEERANTISDLLAVPASNIEEFGRLMHRLGDTYAHSKLTNGDRMYGAGHWYNAGGGYTFDHLVSAGSEPDMIYNRIGDNGKYVSYAKDVLFVLSQKFDTKVNYSAALEKALPILKSMMEYASKNRVSLIGIINYELANLKGENSFYVYAPQSILSTDYQTHLVNTKNYLTSKGVKFTEEKKYEKYTTTESEFDSDGMYLGERTTEHQREVGTKFTIQK, from the coding sequence ATGATATTGCTGAATATAGCCAATGCTGCTATGGCACAAACGGAAAAGATATTCCAGGTAAGATTGACTGGTGCCGCTAATGAAATTAAACCAGGCGCTTCCAGTACCATTTCCGAAGCGGGCGTATTTGATGCTGCCGCAAGGGCTAAAATGCTGGCAGATTATCCTATTAAAAATAGTGTGAGCCTGATATTGGATGAAAATTCACCTGTTTACCTGCGGGATAGCTTTTCCCTGGTGGTAACCGTGCGTATTCTTTCCAAAGATGTGAACGGGGTGCTTGACTCCTTAGACAAACAACTGAAAGTTACTTATAGCAAAACGGGCAAATACCAGGCGCTTAGTACGTATGTAACCAGGAATAAACATGAGGTTACTACAAAAGTGATAAATGTAGCTTCCTCCGTAAGCTGGGATGTAATGCCTGTGATGATATTGGAAACCCGTATGGATATGCAGCCGCTTTTTACTTTTTCGTGTGATAATGATAAGGTAGAAGCATTGAGCTATAATAGTGTTATTGCTGACGGGGTTGATGAATTACAAGTAAGCTGGGCAGGCGTATTAGGTATTGATATGTATGACCTGGAATGGTGTTATATAGATACTTCTGCATTGAAAGGAAAAAAGAGTAACAATATTTATGATCCTGCTTTGATCTTTACCAATAATGCCAGCCGGGTAAGTATTACTGGTACTTCGTATAAAATTCCGTTGTTGTATGATGGGGATGGTATGCTATTCTTTAGGGTGCGTCCTGTACAGATAAAAGCCGGAGCAGGAAGGTTGGAAGGTAAATGGAGCAGTGATTTTACTACAGGTTTAGGTGCCGCTTCTTTTACAGGACATGAGCGTGGATTAAACTGGCAGGCAAGTACCAGTTTTGCAGAAGAAGGAAAAAGGAAATCGGTAGTGCAATATTATGATGGCAGTCTTCGTAACCGACAAACGGTAACCAAAGACAACACCACTGATACTACTATTATAGGAGAAAGTTTTTACGACTACCAGGGGCGTGCAGTGATACAGGTGTTGCCAACTCCTTCTTTAAGTAATGTCATTAAATACACAAGAGGATTTAATGTGGGCCTGAACGGTGCAGAATACGACAAGGAGAAGTATGATGTGGTGCTGGACGAAAAGTTGTATTGTAATACAATGGCGCAGGGTATGTCTGCTGAAAAAGGGAGTTCCAATTATTATTCCCCTCAGAATCCTGCTAAACAGTATGGAATGAACCGGTACATTCCAGATGCGGAGTTGTTCCCCTTTACCCAAACAGAATATACCAATGATAACACAGGGCGGGTAAGTCGCCAGGGTGGCCTGGGACCTAACTATCAATTAAACAGCGGGCATGAAACCCGGTATTTTTATGGTGGTGCACCTGATAAAAATGAGTTATATGCCTTGTTTGGCACAGCCGTAGGAGATGCCAGCCATTATGTAAAAAATTTAGTACGTGATGCCAATGGGCAATATAGCGTAACCTACCTGGATATGCATGGCCGCACTATTGCTACTGCCTTAGCCGGAAATGTTCCGGATAGCATCCAATTGCAGGCTTTGAGTAGTAATAAAGATACCATGCAGCTGGAAACCATTGGAGGGCCAACCGGTAACGTTGTGAACGACCTGGTAATGGAAAGTCAGAAGGCTTTAGTTGTTACCAAACAATCAGACTATGTATTTGACTATTGGCTTGATCCCGAACGTATCAAAATGGAGTCGTGTACGGTGGGAGATACTATCTGTTATGATTGTTTGTATGATCTTGAAATTATTATTACCGACGATTGTAATAACCAGAAATTAGGGCGTGCTTTTGATACGGTGTTTCATAACTTCTCGCTTGCGAATAATCCTACGCTGCAAACTGATTGTAATAACAAGCCGGCAGGGTTTCATATAAATTTCACCCTGCCAGGACTTCCTGAGGGGAGTTACCTGGTAACCAAGCGTTTGTCTATTAGCAGGTATGCAGTAGACTATTACCGGGATAGTGTATTTGCTATCAGGAATACCTGTAAAAGCCTGGATTCGATTATCACAGAGCGGCGTGAATTGCAAATGCAATCAACCTGCTTTCCTACCTGTGACGAATGCAGAACCAATATGGGGAGCTGGACCATTTTTCGAAATAAATTTTACCTGCAAACGGGTATAGTGGCAACCGAAGCGGAAATAGCAACGCTGGATACAGCTACATACACCGCACAGGTAATGGTTGCCTGGAAAGATGCACTGGCTGCCTGTAATGAATTGTGTGATACCAATACGGATATTGATAAAGTGCGTAGCAGCATGTTGCTGGATATGTCGCCTCCTTCCGGACAGTATGCCAATATTTCTGATACGCTTGATCCGTACTCTATATTCTATTTTGACGCCAATAATAAAAATAGTGACCCGATATATTCCAACTCTTCTATTGTGTATAGAGAGCTAGATGGAACTATCAGCAGGGTATATAGCAATGCCACCAATACGGAAGGATTACCCCAAGCATTAGATAGAAATGAATTTGCTTCAAAGTTTGTTGCTTCCTGGGCAGAATCTCTGTTACCTTATCACCCCGAATACTGTAAGCTGCTTGAATATGAAAAATATCGGGAAAGCATGCTGTGGGATAAGAAAATGCAGGAAATTAATACCTACCAGGAAGCTTTAAATAGAGGATATCTGAACCCTATCGGGTATACTGATGCTCCCTATAATAAATTTACTATAAAGGATAGCATTGATCCTTTATTTAAAATACCTGCACTGCAATCCAAATTGAGAGCGGGCATGTTATCGTATGCAGTTGATAATAATACGGCTGTTTCTATATGGAGTGTTGCCAGTATTGTAACCGCTTGTGGCTCTACCAATACACAAGCTTGTAAAGTTAAATACCAGGATGGAAATAATGCCTTTGGACCGGAAATGTGTGAAGGGGATAAAGATCTTGCCTGGAGATCTTTCCGGGAGTTTTACCTACAATTGAAAAAAGATGTTATTGCGGCGCAGGTTTCAGCTGCCAATTGTGCTGGTAAGCCGTCCAGTGCTGTGCTGTCTGCCACCCATGCCTTAAATTTTATTGTAGCTTCAGAAGCTATGGCTCAGGAAGGCTTGTCTGACATCCTGAATGCAGCCAACCCTGATCAAACCAAAGCGAATGTGAGTGCAGCCACAGCCCAATACTATGATGATAACTGTCGCGCTTATGCTGTCATGTGGTTAAAACAGCTGGCACCTTGTGTCAACTATAATTCTGTTAAGAATGAGATGATAGAGGAGCTGGTGAAGGTTTGTAAAAAAGGCTCTGATGGAAACCATCCTTACGGTTCAAGGGATATCAGCCCGGATAGCACGAATACCTACAAAAGCTTTGACGAAGTAATAGCTGCTTACAACCAGCGTTTAGGCGTAACAAATGCTGCGCTTATTAATTGTAATGCGGAAGTGCTCACCAATCCTTTACCTTATAATCAGCAGCAGGCTTATAGTAAACCTTTGTACACAAAACCGTCTGATTGTGAATGCGAACGAATTCAATATTGGCAATCGAAATACAATGCTAGTAAAAAATCTGGTGAAGTCTTTTCAGCATTCCTGGCCCGTATGGCTGGTACTACTATCAGTGAAAGCAACCTTACAGCGTTGTTGAATATGTGTAGTAGCACCAATACCAATTGTACATTTTTAAGTAATCCTATCACACTGCCGCCAGCGCTACAATGCTATACTGGTGATGTGTGTGCTGATTGTATTTTGGTGGATAGTGTGTATAATAATTATAAAAGCATTTATCCGGCTTATTTGCCTAAGGTGGCTTCTGATTCTGTTCAGATTGATAGTATCCAGGAGACGGCTAATGGGTTGTTTGAGAAATACATGAATAACCATCTTGGTTTTAGTAAGCAAACCTGGGAGTATTTACAGTTTATTGATAGTTGTAAGAATAGTGGGCCGTTTTATGAGTCTCAATTGCAGTCTACTACGTTTTTAAGAATGTATAATAATGCCGACGGTACAGCATCTGTTATCAATGGCATGATGGGGACTGCTGATGGAGGAAGTATTGTAGTAGGGGAATATAAAAATACCGGACGCGGCATTTCAGATAGAGCTGGATACTTTAGCAAGGTGGATAACAGAGGAAGTGTGGTATGGGCTAAAACTTATGAATTGTACAAAGAGGTAAACCTTAATAAAAGGATAAGTTTTAACAAAGTTGTGAAAACTAATGATGGAGGGTATATAACAATCGGCTCTTTTATTGTGGAGGGTGTTGAAAATGTTTCCAGTTACTTTCTATTGGTAAAATTTAGTGAGTCTGGTGAAGTGATATGGCAAAAAGCATATAGAGATGGTAATATTTCTTATTATGGAGAACAAGGACGTGATCTCTATGCATTAACAGGTGGTGACTATGTGTTTGTAGGAAATTATAATTATGGTACAACGGGTACGCATACAATGGGCCGTATAGGTAATGATGGTTCATTGAAGTGGCTGCGCAATTTTGAAGGCGACAATGATTTCGGCACAAAAACCGGATATGTTGCCGAAAATGGAGATACATTAGCTATTGCGATTTCAAATCGTAGCCCTGGTGCTGCATTCGGGTTGTTTAAAATGTCTAAAGAAACGGGCGTGGCATACAGGGGTACTTATTATGCTTTTGGGGGAACTTCAGGAATCAGCGGTCTGTATTATAGTGTGCCTTATAAAGTTGACAGGGAATCTGATGGATATCTGGTATTAAGCATGTGTTCACCTACAAGTGGTAGTGGTTTGAATAATGTAAGTTGTCTTTTTAAAGTGAACGATTCCGGAAATGTGGTTTCAAGGGTGGTGTTAAATAAAATGCCTAATTCTCCGGCTTCTTTATCCTTGTCCGGCGTACGTCTTAAGAATGGTGGCTACCTGGTAGTACAATCAGATACAATAGCAGGAAATTATAGTTCTTTATATATATCAAAAGTAAATGCAACATTTGATGCCGTTACTACAACATATCGTGTTAGAACAGACAGACATATGGTTGTATATGATGTAAAAGAAGGCGAAGACGGAGAAATTACTATAGTAGGGAAGTCCAGACGTAACGATGATAAGCCTTTATTGATAAAGTTAGATAGCGTTGGCAGGAGTTTTTGTTATGATTCTACAATTGCATTAGGAGAATTGGGTATGAATATCACTCCGCGTGCAGTACCATCATTTACTCAATCAGGTGTTGATGCGATTGACTTTGCATTGAGCTCGATTGTTGTTTCAAGTCTGAATGAAGGAACTGATACTCTTAATTGTTATGTCACAAAACCTGTCGGTGGAGCATATGCAGGTCCTGTTCTTTGTGGCAGATCCGTATGGCCTTTGGATAATGCCACTTTTACACAGGTAAGTGACTGCTCTGATAGTTTGTCTTATGCTATTAATAAAGCTACTGACATCTTCATAAGAACCAAAGATTCGTTGAGAGGTGCGTTCGAGTCGGCCTACCTGTCTAAGTGTTTGCAGGCAACAAAGTATGAGAAGTTTACTGTTTTGCATTCCGCGAACGAATACCATTACACTCTTTACTATTACGATCAGGCAGGTAACCTTGTTAAAACCATTGCACCACGGGAAGCGCACCCTAATCGTAATGCAACATGGCTGAATGAGGTAGATGGCCTGGTTCAAAACAAAAATGGCGAGAAATATCCTGATCATGGCATTGGTACAAACTACCGATATAATACATTAAACCAGGTAGTAGCTCAAAACTCTCCCGATGGCGGAACCAGTCATTTCTGGTATGATACACTTGGAAGGTTGGTGCTATCACAAAATGCACAACAGCAACAGGAAGGTAAATTCAGTTATACGTTATATGACCCATTGGGGCGAATTACCGAAGTAGGACAAACTGCTTCTGAAGAGAAGGTAGTAGATAGTATTGCCAGGAGTACTCAACACTTATCGGGTTGGTTGGCCAGGGCTGCTTCCCATAAAGAGCAGATAACAAAAACGGTGTATGATGCGCCTTATGGCCTGATTGATACTGTTCTGGCAGCAGAGAATGTTAGGAGTAGGGTGGCTTACTCTGCCATTTTTGAGAACAATGATAATCTGATCGCTAATAAGTATACTACGGCAACCCATTTCAGTTACGATATTCATGGAAATGTAGATACCTTATTACAGGACTATCGTATAGGCGCGATGGCTGATGGTGGTAACCGGTTCAAGAAAATAGTGTATCAATATGATTTAGTCAGCGGAAAGGTGAATCATGTAGCCTATCAGCCGCAAAGCTGGGCAAAAGATGCATTTTATCACAGATATCAATATGATGCAGAAAATCGGTTAACGAATGTGGAAACCAGCAGCGATAGTATCCATTGGGCGAATGACGCTTTATATAGTTATTATAAACATGGGCCATTAGCACGCCTGGAATTAGGAAATAAGTTGCAGGGCATTGATTATGTGTATACTCTACAGGGATGGATTAAGACGGTGAATCCTTCCATGCCTTCAACGGATAATGGTGATGGAAGCTCGGGCTGTCCGGAAGGTTCGGCAATAAAAGACCTGGTAGTAAGCAATCGTCCTGTGAATGGTCCGGCTAAATATACTGCTATCGAATCGATCTCTTTCATCGAAGAATTTGATTCTTATGGGGAAGAAATGGAAAGTGTGCTTGACTCTTCCTTACTTGTATGTAATAGTAACATTGAAAAAAGCGAAGAGGAACTTGCTGGCGTAGCTCCGGATGCGTTTAGCTATGTATTAAATTATAATGATAAGGATTATAAAGGAATCAATGTTGTTAGTGTAGATGCACAAGTGAAATCCCTGCTGGGTAGTAATTATCGACCACTGTATAATGGTAACATTACCGGTATGGGAGTGAACATAGGCAAACTGAACAAACCTATCTGGTATAATTACCAGTACGATCAGTTAAACCGGCTTGTTAATATGGATGCCTATTACGCTTCCAATGCAAATTGGAATTCCTTGCAGCCAACCACAGACTATCATGAAGGTATTACGTACGATCCTAACGGAAATATTCTCAGTTACCAGCGCAATGCTACACCTGTGACTGGGGCTACTGATGGTAATGTGATGGACTTGCTTACTTATAATTACAAGACAGGTTCCAACCAGTTAGATCATATTATAGATCATTCTGCGGATGTTTATCATAACGATATTGTTACACAAAATCCTGGAAATTATCAATATGATCATATCGGTAACCTGATTAATGATAATAAGGACACTATTTATTGGAATGTTTATGGTAAAATAAAAAACATTAGAAAAGCGAACGGCGATAAAATTTACTATTCATATGATGCGTCTGGTAACAGAATTAGTAAAACAACAGGTGATAATATTACCACCTGGTATGTACGGGATGCTCAGGGCAATGTGATGAATGTGTATACTTCTGGTGACGCAAATGTGAATGATGCGAGATTAACACGGACAGAGTCACATTTGTATGGCAGCAGTCGTCTTGGTATTTTACATGACAATGTTGATGTTACAGTTGGGTATGAGAATATTAGTTATCGATATTATGATTATATTAGAGGAAATAAGTTCTTTGAGTTAAGCAACCATTTAGGGAATGTGCTGGCTACTGTGTCGGATAAGCGTTTGCAGGTGAGTGCAGGGGGGAGTGCAGTGGATTCTTATGCGGCTGATGTAGTGAGTGCGCAGGATTATTACCCTTTTGGGATGCTGCAGCCGGGTAGGAGTTATAATGCTGGTGGGTATAGGTATGGGTTTAATGGTAAGGAGAATGATAATGAGGTGAAGGGGGATGGGAATAGTGTTGATTTTGGCGCAAGGATTTATGATCCTAGGATTGGTAGGTGGTTGAGTACTGATCCTGATAAAAGAGGATGGTTTAATCCATATCAGTCTTTTGGTAACAATCCGATACTATATAAAGACCCAGATGGAAGATGGCAAACAGATGGCCACTACTGGACAGTGTTTTTGTTGGCAACTATTTTGCAATTGCCTAACGCTGAGCAAATAGCACATTATACTGAATATCCAGATACTTATATTCATGGAAACAGAGCAGACGAAAGATATACATGGGCGAGTCCAAGCGAGCAAACTAGAACACATTCTTTAACTGGTGGATATCACACGGAAGAAAGGGCTAATACAATAAGTGATTTATTAGCTGTTCCTGCTAGCAATATTGAAGAATTTGGAAGGTTAATGCACAGACTTGGAGATACTTATGCTCATTCTAAACTTACAAATGGTGATAGAATGTATGGTGCAGGGCACTGGTATAATGCAGGAGGAGGATATACATTTGATCACTTGGTTTCTGCTGGGTCAGAACCAGATATGATATATAACAGAATTGGAGATAATGGAAAGTATGTAAGCTATGCGAAAGATGTTCTATTTGTTTTATCTCAGAAATTTGATACAAAAGTTAATTATTCTGCTGCTCTTGAAAAGGCATTGCCAATTTTGAAAAGTATGATGGAATATGCATCTAAAAACAGGGTTTCTTTAATAGGGATTATTAATTATGAATTAGCTAATTTAAAAGGTGAAAATAGCTTTTATGTGTATGCTCCACAAAGCATTCTTTCTACAGACTATCAAACACATTTAGTGAATACTAAAAATTACCTAACTTCTAAAGGAGTTAAGTTCACTGAAGAGAAAAAATATGAGAAATATACAACTACTGAGAGCGAGTTTGATTCAGATGGAATGTATTTGGGTGAACGTACAACTGAACATCAAAGAGAAGTTGGCACTAAATTTACCATTCAAAAATAA
- a CDS encoding autotransporter outer membrane beta-barrel domain-containing protein codes for MKKLYLVLAAAIAPWLPAISQTEQPTLQSVTTNGSITTNPININKAVITTAANAVSPILTLRPEYNRVGAVTMILDATYPNAAVGTYSVSPTNVTGTGTGLVISLTITAGALAGKATIVNGGSGYRVSDVVNVPITLVGGTIAGSFNLFITDVSGANLYDIKNAPLAITPGVNEWGFENAYMPVYQLKTLFRNDTQASENALSFGYAWRNSQKAYWAFKLDTNYIMGMDSGVVDMPLLSSSRGTFQTTASGGIGATGSMVNVGQFNQSFVDNVFREYGYNDTTGSSFVSRQNIIPGTIGDVTLVNTGSNYRIGRYTNVPATGGSGTNLFLDITVGQDGKVFGVVVSAEKPNAGTGYVDGDYVRADLPGGAGFIASVTTNKGNNSFAALSNSSIYKSKTADSFYTVRSVPIINQVTGATGNVFGFYHNPNLLNLQGKNIAFHNVTGDVYFSTKSGNVGIGTTNPTQKLSVNGTMLGQRIKITELSADWPDYVFAASYKKWSVEKIAAFIKMNGHLPEVPDAATAAVDGVDLGDNTAVLLKKIEELTLLMIEQNKLMAQQAKQLAVLEKEKN; via the coding sequence ATGAAAAAGCTATATCTGGTGCTGGCAGCAGCCATTGCGCCATGGCTGCCGGCAATAAGTCAAACCGAACAGCCAACGCTACAGTCGGTCACCACAAATGGCAGCATCACCACCAATCCCATTAACATTAACAAAGCAGTAATTACTACAGCGGCCAACGCGGTGTCTCCCATACTTACCCTACGACCTGAGTATAACCGGGTAGGGGCAGTAACCATGATTCTTGATGCCACTTATCCCAATGCAGCAGTGGGTACATACTCCGTTTCTCCTACCAATGTTACGGGAACAGGTACTGGGCTGGTAATTTCTCTTACCATCACGGCAGGGGCGCTGGCTGGCAAAGCAACGATTGTAAATGGAGGATCGGGCTATCGTGTTAGTGATGTGGTGAATGTGCCGATAACATTAGTGGGCGGTACTATTGCCGGATCTTTTAATTTATTTATTACAGATGTTTCCGGCGCCAATTTATACGACATTAAAAATGCACCGTTGGCTATTACCCCAGGTGTTAATGAATGGGGATTTGAAAATGCTTATATGCCAGTGTATCAGTTGAAGACGCTTTTTAGAAATGATACACAGGCATCGGAAAACGCGCTATCATTTGGGTATGCCTGGCGGAATTCTCAAAAAGCGTACTGGGCTTTTAAACTGGATACCAATTATATAATGGGTATGGATAGTGGTGTTGTTGATATGCCACTACTTAGTTCATCCAGGGGCACTTTTCAAACTACAGCCAGTGGAGGTATCGGGGCTACAGGCAGTATGGTGAATGTGGGTCAGTTTAATCAATCTTTCGTAGATAATGTTTTCAGGGAGTACGGATATAATGATACAACGGGGAGTTCGTTTGTTTCCCGTCAGAATATTATTCCGGGCACTATTGGTGATGTAACTCTTGTCAATACAGGTTCTAACTATCGTATTGGCAGGTATACGAATGTGCCTGCAACCGGAGGGTCGGGTACTAATCTGTTCCTGGATATTACTGTAGGTCAGGATGGAAAAGTGTTTGGGGTGGTGGTAAGCGCTGAAAAGCCCAATGCAGGAACGGGTTATGTGGATGGCGATTATGTGAGGGCAGATTTGCCGGGAGGCGCTGGTTTTATAGCTTCTGTTACCACTAACAAAGGCAATAACAGTTTTGCAGCACTCTCCAACAGCAGCATTTATAAAAGTAAAACAGCAGACAGCTTTTATACGGTAAGGTCGGTACCAATAATTAACCAGGTAACTGGTGCAACAGGTAATGTATTTGGTTTTTATCATAATCCTAACCTGTTAAACCTGCAAGGAAAGAATATCGCTTTTCACAATGTTACTGGTGATGTATATTTCTCCACTAAATCCGGTAATGTAGGTATAGGTACTACTAATCCTACGCAAAAGCTTTCTGTAAATGGTACCATGCTGGGACAGCGAATAAAGATTACGGAGTTGTCAGCTGACTGGCCCGACTATGTGTTTGCTGCATCTTATAAAAAATGGTCTGTTGAAAAGATTGCTGCCTTTATAAAAATGAATGGTCATTTGCCGGAAGTGCCGGATGCAGCTACAGCAGCCGTTGATGGTGTTGATTTGGGAGATAACACTGCCGTTCTGTTAAAAAAGATAGAGGAATTAACCTTGCTGATGATAGAACAGAACAAATTGATGGCACAGCAGGCTAAACAATTGGCAGTGCTGGAAAAGGAGAAAAATTGA
- a CDS encoding IS1 family transposase, which produces MKCKYCQGVCIKKGWYKTVQKYRCVECGKYQRSLYRIRRYTLHTEQQVRLLNNECVGISSMSRILQIPKSSVQMLVLRAASKVTRPMFSSSHESYEVDEMYTFIGSKNTACYIVYAINRKTRQVFDFITGSRSKEQIGGLIRRLLLVAPAKIYTDRLNIYKSLVPRSVHRTFQYMTNRIERMNLTLRTHLKRLVRRGICFSRSAVMLEACLKLYMWGKSSPKVH; this is translated from the coding sequence ATGAAATGTAAGTATTGTCAGGGAGTCTGCATCAAAAAAGGATGGTATAAGACTGTTCAAAAGTATCGTTGTGTAGAATGTGGTAAATACCAACGGAGTCTTTATCGCATCCGCCGATATACTTTACATACAGAACAGCAGGTGCGGTTATTGAATAATGAATGCGTGGGAATAAGTTCTATGTCACGTATTTTGCAAATACCTAAAAGCTCAGTTCAAATGTTAGTTCTGAGGGCCGCCTCTAAAGTGACAAGGCCTATGTTTTCTTCTTCTCACGAATCTTATGAGGTGGATGAGATGTATACTTTTATCGGCAGTAAAAATACAGCCTGTTATATTGTATACGCAATCAACAGGAAAACGAGGCAGGTGTTTGATTTTATTACTGGTTCGCGCAGCAAAGAACAGATTGGCGGATTAATAAGAAGGCTCTTGTTAGTAGCACCAGCCAAAATTTATACGGATAGATTAAATATTTACAAATCTTTAGTGCCACGAAGTGTTCACCGTACCTTTCAATATATGACTAACAGGATAGAGCGAATGAACTTAACGTTAAGAACTCATTTGAAGCGGCTAGTAAGAAGGGGGATTTGTTTCAGTAGAAGCGCTGTAATGCTTGAAGCCTGCTTGAAATTATATATGTGGGGCAAAAGTTCACCCAAGGTTCATTGA